The Anolis sagrei isolate rAnoSag1 chromosome Y, rAnoSag1.mat, whole genome shotgun sequence genome contains a region encoding:
- the LOC137095522 gene encoding uncharacterized protein PF3D7_1120000-like, translating to MYNTRNKTEKTDKTDKTDKTDKLEKTEKEQKETKTSARRASLLEEHNLKELLEKMTEKVMKEIQTVQEKQDQAQKASKEQMAELKKEIKEEIGGVKKELTLMQQELKELKMEKKEIKKTQEGLQEKMKNLEQKNARLEERCERMETKELEFQLRLRNIEEDPKENIRDKVIEILAELIEYTDQEMQDQTDRVYRVNTSFAMRNRVARDVVVHFAKKTTRDEVLKVNNRRTVYYKGKKIIILKEFPNAVISRRRKYNFLTEELKKYRIRYRWEREEGLMVTYRDQRYWIKNIERAKEFLEKIRREEAQRERELRKEKMKKRDKEEREGIGENEKEDYKEDRKKQEDNNNQSKSEGKDYREEGQIKGGAQGGVTEKEKEEGKDGKELEEEEEEEGEREEGKEDTTEQERQEQERQG from the coding sequence atgtaCAACACAAGGAATAAGACAGAGAAGACAGACAAGACGGACAAGACAGATAAGACAGACAAGTTGGAAAAGACAGAAAAggaacaaaaggaaacaaaaacatcAGCTAGAAGAGCCTCACTTCTTGAGGAACACAACCTGAAGGAACTTCtggaaaaaatgacagaaaaagtaatgaaagaaatcCAAACAGTTCAAGAGAAACAAGACCAGGCACAAAAGGCATCCAAAGAACAAATGGCGGAGctaaaaaaagagataaaagaagAAATAGGAGGAGTAAAAAAGGAGTTAACTCTAATGCAACAAGAACTGAAGGAactaaaaatggagaaaaaagagataaaaaaaacacaagaaggtTTACAAGAGAAAATGAAGAATTTAGAACAAAAAAACGCAAGACTTGAAGAGAGATGCGAAAGAATGGAGACAAAAGAACTGGAATTTCAGTTAAGATTAAGAAATATAGAAGAGGACCCAAAGGAGAATATAAGAGACAAAGTGATAGAAATCCTAGCGGAACTAATAGAGTATACAGACCAAGAAATGCAAGACCAAACAGATAGAGTCTACAGGGTGAATACAAGTTTTGCAATGAGAAATAGAGTGGCGAGAGACGTGGTGGTGCATTTTGCGAAAAAAACGACAAGAGATGAAGTTCTAAAAGTTAATAACAGAAGAACAGTCTATTACAAAGggaagaaaattattatattaaAGGAATTCCCAAATGCGGTGATATCAAGAAGGAGGAAATATAATTTCTTGACAGAAGAACTAAAAAAATACAGGATAAGATACAGATGGGAGCGGGAAGAAGGTCTAATGGTCACATACAGAGACCAAAGATATTGGATCAAGAACATAGAAAGAGCAAAGGAATTCCTGGAGAAGATAAGAAGAGAGGAGgctcagagagaaagagagctgaggaaggaaaaaatgaagaaaagagacaaagaagagagagaagggattgGAGAAAATGAGAAGGAAGACTACAAAGAGGACAGAAAAAAACAGGAAGACAACAATAATCAGAGCAAATCGGAAGGAAAAGACTATAGAGAAGAAGGACAAATAAAAGGAGGTGCACAAGGAGGTGtgacagaaaaggaaaaggaagaaggcaaGGATGGAAAGGAgttagaagaggaggaggaggaggaaggagaaagagaagaaggaaaggaagacacaACAGAACAAGAAAGACAAGAACAAGAAAGACAAGGATGA